A genomic stretch from Penaeus monodon isolate SGIC_2016 chromosome 25, NSTDA_Pmon_1, whole genome shotgun sequence includes:
- the LOC119589220 gene encoding organic cation transporter protein-like produces MPKFDDLLTHLGTGRWNLLYAIAMAYWALQVPYHSMGAAFLTPHQDFTCVNADADIPQNRSQCTYNITTPEGLVKERICTKFAFDNSTYASTITSEFGLVCDYSFLRATFKSVYFLGALVGSVLNGWISDRYGRKTMHTAGVLIFIVLGNSLNWLPNISAILVARFLMGVGHPSSIETGYSLVMETCEPRLRSIIGIVVFLPWCFSLITLGGYAYLLRDWRWLMFTVSMPGVLYLPLLWLMDESPRWLIVRGRHADALRVIRRASRWNKVELPPEEQLRAIMKETQAEETDSQRPEADHGLKTTLKNVANVIAVLFRTRKIRAITLCLYANFFLVDSVYYGLSLGGDRFGVDPYSYMALGGVMETPANSITIPLVEKLGRRPSNIMCFVISGVSLLALGFTPSSISWLVTALIMIGKLAITAAYTMLYFHANELFPTEVRQRGMSTCTMVAKVGSVVVPFLVEILGSVGSWVPLVTFGGASLVAAGIMTRLPETRGVPMKDTIAELEDSGVHRPRGSVTFLAPSEEKKDGLLAVHRRSSQSSGHHL; encoded by the exons ATGCCCAAGTTTGACGACCTTCTCACACATCTTGGGACTGGGAGATGGAACCTGCTCTATGCCATCGCTATGGCCTATt GGGCACTGCAGGTTCCCTACCACAGTATGGGCGCAGCATTCCTGACACCACACCAAGACTTCACATGCGTTAACGCCGATGCGGACATTCCTCAAAACAG GTCACAATGCACTTACAACATAACAACTCCGGAGGGCTTGGTTAAGGAGCGAATTTGCACTAAATTTGCTTTTGACAACAGTACCTACGCCAGCACTATTACTTCTGAG TTTGGCCTGGTGTGCGACTACAGCTTCCTTCGCGCGACCTTCAAGAGCGTGTATTTTCTCGGGGCTTTGGTGGGGTCAGTCCTTAACGGTTGGATATCAGACAG ATACGGACGCAAGACGATGCATACCGCGGGAGTTCTAATTTTCATCGTCCTCGGGAATTCTCTTAACTGGCTGCCCAACATCTCGGCTATCTTGGTTGCACGGTTTCTGATGGGCGTCGGTCATCCGTCTTCCATCGAAACGGGTTACAGTCTAG TCATGGAGACCTGTGAGCCTCGCCTAAGATCCATCATCGGTATTGTGGTGTTTTTGCCTTGGTGTTTCTCGCTTATCACCCTCGGAGGTTATGCATATCTGTTGAGGGACTGGCGGTGGCTTATGTTCACTGTATCTATGCCGGGGGTCCTCTATTTGCCTCTGCTATG GCTAATGGACGAATCCCCACGGTGGCTCATCGTCAGGGGCAGACACGCAGACGCCCTTCGTGTAATCCGCAGGGCCTCACGTTGGAATAAGGTTGAGCTTCCGCCGGAGGAGCAGCTGCGCGCGATCATGAAGGAGACGCAGGCGGAG GAAACGGATTCCCAGCGACCCGAGGCTGATCATGGACTGAAGACTACCCTGAAAAACGTAGCCAATGTAATTGCCGTTTTGTTTAG AACAAGAAAGATTCGGGCGATAACACTCTGCTTGTACGCCAATTTCTTCCTGGTGGATTCCGTGTACTACGGTCTCTCTCTCGGAGGCGACAGGTTCGGCGTTGATCCTTATTCGTACATGGCCCTAGGGGGTGTGATGGAGACACCAGCCAACAGCATAACGATTCCTTTGGTGGAGAAACTGGGAAGGAGACCTTCGAATATCATGTGTTTTGTTATCAGCGGTGTCTCTCTTCTGGCTCTCGGGTTTACGCCATCAA GTATTAGCTGGCTGGTGACAGCACTGATAATGATTGGGAAACTGGCTATCACCGCAGCCTATACAATGCTTTACTTCCATGCGAACGAGCTCTTTCCGACCGAGGTGCGACAGCGCGGCATGAGCACGTGCACGATGGTGGCGAAAGTCGGCTCTGTTGTAGTCCCTTTCCTGGTGGAAATTCTG GGTTCAGTCGGATCGTGGGTGCCCCTCGTAACCTTCGGGGGAGCCTCGTTAGTAGCAGCTGGGATCATGACCAGGCTGCCGGAGACTCGAGGGGTTCCCATGAAAGACACCATTGCGGAGCTGGAGGATTCGGGTGTCCATCGACCGCGCGGCAG CGTCACCTTCCTGGCCCcgagtgaagaaaagaaagacgggCTCCTGGCTGTCCATAGACGATCATCACAATCCTCAGGGCATCATCTATAG